In the Deinococcus planocerae genome, GTTCACAGGGGGGCCTCCTCCGTTCCTCGGATCGCGGGCACCGGGGGCTTTCCGCTCTCAGTCGGCACCAACGACCTCCGGTGCGGCGTCCTCGCGGTAGAGGGCGGGCGTCTCGGGTGTCGGCACCTGCACGGGCTGGCCGGTGTTGAGCGCCTCGATACAGGCGTCGGTCACCACTTGTGAGACGTACCCGTCCCACGCGCTCGCGCCCCGGAAGGACGTACCTGTCTGCACCGACTCGACCCACCCCACCAGTTCGTCCACGTACGCCTGCCGGAAGCGGTCGAGCCAGATCTGATCCACGTCGGTGGCGCTTTGCCCGTTCAGACGGACCACCGCGTCGGCGGGCTGGGCCGTGGTCACCGTGCCCGTTTCCCCCACGACCTCGGCGCAGACCTCGTAGCCGTACCCGGCGGCGGACGTGACCTCGACCGTGGCGAGGCAGCCGTCTGTGAGCGCGAGTTGGAGGAGCAGCATGTCGACCGTCTCCCCCGAGAAGTGGGGCCGGGTCCGCACCCCGCGCACGAAGACCTCCGTGACCTCCTGACCGAGCAGCCAGCGCGCCGAGTCGATGTCGTGGACCGCCGAGTTGGTGATGACCACCCGCCCCGGGAGGTGCGTGGGCACCTTCGCGTTGCGGTGGGTGCCCTTGAACATCAGGCCCCTGCCGACCTTGCCCGCCCGCACCGCCCGCTCGACGGCGAGGTGCTGGGGGTCGAACCGCCGCATCAGCCCCACGGCGACGAGCCGCCGCCCCAGGGCCTGCTCCGCCTGCACGAGGTGCCA is a window encoding:
- a CDS encoding Gfo/Idh/MocA family oxidoreductase, whose translation is MHKTIAVGVIGTGGMGTRHAHNLHRLVPGAAVAGTSDVDRDRAARVAAECGGAAVFDDPYQLIEDPTVNAVLIASTDSTHAAFVRACLEAGKPVMCEKPLAETAQDAWHLVQAEQALGRRLVAVGLMRRFDPQHLAVERAVRAGKVGRGLMFKGTHRNAKVPTHLPGRVVITNSAVHDIDSARWLLGQEVTEVFVRGVRTRPHFSGETVDMLLLQLALTDGCLATVEVTSAAGYGYEVCAEVVGETGTVTTAQPADAVVRLNGQSATDVDQIWLDRFRQAYVDELVGWVESVQTGTSFRGASAWDGYVSQVVTDACIEALNTGQPVQVPTPETPALYREDAAPEVVGAD